The Xanthomonas sontii genome contains a region encoding:
- a CDS encoding class I SAM-dependent methyltransferase: MTLQADSAELQRQYGDTQRLVQRKSLHAKYGRGDWYPWLRAQVPLAADMRVADIGCGTGQLWGALAGQWPPSLAVQLLDRSPAMVAAALAQAVALRPRGVVGDAMRLPLRDASIDAALAVHMLYHLPDPHAGVRELRRIVRPGAAVLAVLNGRDNMRQLAQLVAGVAGGPDRDPSTLRLDAEAGARLFAMHFAQVRVARFDDVLVCTDPEDVMAYLQSLPLPPQAHASALRQAVEAAFAHGDGALRIDKDVRAIVATA; this comes from the coding sequence ATGACCCTCCAGGCGGACAGCGCGGAACTACAGCGGCAATACGGCGATACACAGCGGCTGGTGCAGCGTAAGTCGCTGCACGCCAAGTACGGCCGCGGCGATTGGTACCCGTGGTTGCGCGCGCAGGTGCCGCTGGCCGCAGACATGCGCGTGGCCGATATCGGCTGCGGCACCGGCCAGCTGTGGGGCGCGCTCGCCGGGCAGTGGCCGCCATCGCTGGCAGTGCAATTGCTGGATCGCTCGCCGGCCATGGTCGCTGCGGCATTGGCGCAGGCGGTGGCGTTGCGGCCACGGGGTGTGGTCGGCGACGCGATGCGCCTGCCGCTGCGCGATGCCAGCATCGACGCCGCACTGGCCGTGCATATGCTCTACCACTTGCCCGATCCGCATGCGGGCGTGCGCGAGCTGCGGCGCATCGTTCGTCCAGGCGCGGCAGTACTGGCGGTGCTCAATGGTCGCGACAACATGCGTCAACTCGCGCAACTGGTCGCCGGGGTGGCCGGTGGCCCGGACCGCGACCCGTCCACCCTGCGCCTGGACGCGGAGGCGGGCGCGCGCCTGTTCGCCATGCACTTCGCACAGGTCCGGGTCGCACGCTTCGACGACGTGCTGGTCTGCACCGATCCCGAGGACGTCATGGCCTATCTGCAGAGTCTGCCGTTGCCGCCGCAGGCGCACGCGTCAGCCTTGCGGCAGGCGGTAGAGGCGGCGTTCGCGCATGGCGACGGCGCGTTGCGGATCGACAAGGACGTGCGCGCGATCGTTGCCACCGCCTGA
- a CDS encoding C40 family peptidase: protein MHNTPVSPRGRRAFPWWLPLLCTAALAACGRHEVRHTRPAPVAVREWPQVAPADPGAANAVLMRALGLVGTPYRYGGNTPESGFDCSGLVAYVYRDMLDLRLPRTSRELAAVQGPRIDPQRLSTGDLVFFGSAGNVTHVGIYVGEGRFVHAPSTGGTVRLDSLDGAYWRDHYTGAKRVLR from the coding sequence ATGCACAACACGCCAGTTTCGCCGCGCGGCCGCCGCGCGTTCCCGTGGTGGCTTCCGCTGCTGTGCACCGCCGCGCTGGCGGCCTGCGGACGCCACGAGGTCCGCCACACCCGGCCGGCACCGGTGGCGGTGCGCGAGTGGCCGCAGGTGGCGCCGGCCGACCCGGGCGCGGCCAACGCAGTGCTGATGCGGGCGCTAGGCCTGGTCGGCACGCCCTACCGCTACGGCGGCAACACCCCCGAGTCCGGGTTCGACTGCAGCGGCCTGGTCGCCTACGTCTACCGCGACATGCTCGACCTGCGGCTGCCGCGCACCTCGCGCGAACTGGCCGCGGTACAGGGGCCGCGGATCGACCCGCAGCGCCTGAGCACCGGCGACCTGGTGTTCTTCGGCAGCGCAGGAAATGTGACGCACGTCGGAATTTATGTCGGTGAAGGCCGCTTCGTGCACGCTCCCAGCACGGGCGGCACGGTGCGCCTGGATTCGCTGGACGGGGCCTACTGGCGGGACCACTACACCGGCGCAAAGCGGGTTTTGCGCTGA
- a CDS encoding acyl-CoA thioesterase, whose amino-acid sequence MSGTQRELTFRFLAEPIDVNYGGKVHGGVVMKWIDQVGYAAAVGWSGHYSVTVAVGGIRFVSPIRISDMVTVSAKLVHTGTSSMHFAIEVRARDPMGGEPRLCTHCIIVFVALDGVEGRPTAVPAWHPDTPEDHRLAEYAQKVMELSKGIEDTIAHYHG is encoded by the coding sequence ATGAGCGGCACGCAACGCGAACTGACCTTCCGCTTCCTGGCCGAACCGATCGACGTCAACTACGGCGGCAAGGTCCACGGCGGCGTGGTGATGAAGTGGATCGACCAGGTCGGCTATGCCGCGGCGGTGGGCTGGAGCGGCCACTACAGCGTGACCGTGGCGGTGGGTGGCATCCGCTTCGTCTCGCCGATCCGCATCAGCGACATGGTCACGGTCAGCGCCAAGCTGGTCCACACCGGCACCAGCAGCATGCATTTCGCCATCGAGGTGCGCGCCCGCGATCCGATGGGCGGCGAGCCGCGTCTGTGCACGCATTGCATCATCGTGTTCGTGGCTCTGGATGGCGTCGAAGGCCGCCCCACCGCGGTGCCGGCCTGGCATCCGGACACGCCGGAAGACCATCGCCTGGCCGAGTACGCGCAGAAGGTGATGGAACTGAGCAAGGGCATCGAGGACACCATCGCCCACTACCACGGCTGA
- a CDS encoding nucleotidyltransferase domain-containing protein, which translates to MPAKHVLPTPDQALAIAQSLLSTRYADAAFGFAAGSILRGEGTHLSDLDLVVVYERLPAARRESFLADGMPVEAFVHDPGTLAWFVDEDAARGRPSLLHMIAEGTLVGTATESARSLQGRVAARLQAGPPPLTQAQRDALRYEITDLVDDLCGERSAAEILAIGALLHPRLAELALRGRGHWHGSGKWVPRLLARMDPALGQRFDQAFAALFANADCAPVLALAQQELAVHGGRLFDGDCRIAPADWRA; encoded by the coding sequence ATGCCGGCCAAGCACGTCCTGCCCACGCCCGACCAGGCGCTGGCGATCGCGCAATCGCTGCTGTCCACCCGCTACGCCGACGCGGCGTTCGGCTTCGCCGCCGGCTCGATCCTGCGCGGCGAAGGCACGCATCTCTCCGATCTCGACTTGGTCGTGGTCTATGAGCGCCTGCCGGCCGCACGCCGCGAATCGTTCCTCGCCGACGGCATGCCGGTCGAAGCCTTCGTGCACGACCCGGGCACGCTGGCCTGGTTCGTCGACGAAGACGCCGCCCGCGGCCGCCCCAGCCTGCTGCACATGATCGCCGAGGGCACCCTCGTCGGCACCGCGACCGAATCCGCACGCAGCCTGCAAGGCCGAGTCGCCGCGCGGCTGCAGGCCGGGCCGCCGCCGCTGACGCAGGCGCAACGGGACGCGCTGCGCTACGAGATCACTGATCTGGTCGACGACCTGTGCGGCGAGCGCAGCGCCGCCGAGATCCTCGCCATCGGCGCCCTGCTGCATCCGCGCCTGGCGGAACTGGCGCTGCGCGGACGCGGCCATTGGCACGGCAGCGGCAAGTGGGTGCCGCGCCTGCTGGCACGGATGGATCCGGCCTTGGGCCAACGCTTCGACCAGGCCTTCGCCGCACTGTTCGCCAACGCCGACTGTGCGCCGGTGCTGGCACTGGCGCAGCAGGAACTGGCCGTGCACGGCGGCCGCCTGTTCGACGGCGACTGCCGCATCGCGCCCGCGGACTGGCGCGCCTGA
- a CDS encoding C40 family peptidase, with protein MTTEAQTSPGKPAVPRRTAFRLFCTASLCFSALPALAQTAPADTVVPEAIATVAPAPAPAQVSATATTAQATAQTPNNTTTSAKPAAAQAPAPSRSKADAAATATLAALLPHLAANDTIPLMDRSAMFAGDISRLLANYDVSQPVPREGVVPGGDKVQSVLKRAMALLGTPYRWGGEDTEGFDCSGLVGYVFRTALGIELPRVSREMAREANAQLIKDRDALAPGDLVFFGRKGRVDHVGLYVGEGRFLHAPSRGKDVRVDTLTSGYWGEKFVQARRVAM; from the coding sequence GTGACGACCGAAGCCCAGACCTCTCCAGGCAAGCCCGCCGTTCCCCGCCGGACCGCTTTCCGCCTCTTCTGCACCGCCTCGCTCTGTTTCTCGGCCCTCCCGGCCCTGGCCCAGACCGCTCCCGCCGACACCGTCGTCCCGGAAGCGATCGCGACCGTCGCCCCCGCTCCCGCTCCCGCCCAGGTGAGCGCCACCGCGACCACCGCCCAGGCGACCGCGCAGACCCCCAACAACACCACCACCTCGGCCAAGCCGGCCGCCGCCCAGGCGCCCGCACCGTCGCGCAGCAAGGCCGACGCCGCCGCCACCGCCACCCTGGCCGCCCTGCTGCCGCACCTGGCCGCCAACGACACCATTCCGCTGATGGACCGCTCGGCGATGTTCGCCGGCGACATCAGCCGCCTGCTGGCCAACTACGACGTGTCCCAGCCGGTCCCGCGCGAAGGCGTGGTGCCGGGCGGCGACAAGGTCCAGTCCGTGCTCAAGCGCGCCATGGCGCTGCTGGGCACCCCGTACCGCTGGGGCGGCGAGGACACCGAAGGCTTCGACTGCAGCGGCTTGGTCGGCTACGTGTTCCGCACCGCGCTGGGCATCGAACTGCCGCGCGTGTCGCGCGAGATGGCCCGCGAGGCCAATGCCCAGCTGATCAAGGACCGCGACGCGCTGGCACCGGGCGACCTGGTGTTCTTCGGTCGCAAGGGCCGCGTCGACCATGTCGGCCTGTACGTCGGCGAGGGCCGCTTCCTGCACGCCCCCAGCCGCGGCAAGGACGTGCGCGTGGACACGCTGACTTCCGGCTACTGGGGCGAGAAGTTCGTGCAGGCGCGCCGCGTGGCGATGTAA
- a CDS encoding peptidylprolyl isomerase, whose product MKIEKDRVVRFHYTVSEVGQEPIESSKDRDPLVILVGHGNIIPGLENAMMDKAAGDSFGVDVAAKDAYGEYREGLSQRVPKKHFGAVKLQPGSQVVLQTNFGPRAVTVQKVGMSVVDVDLNHPMAGKDLHFDVEIVDVREASAEEIEHGHVHGDGGHHH is encoded by the coding sequence ATGAAGATCGAAAAAGACCGCGTCGTCCGTTTCCACTACACCGTTTCGGAAGTCGGTCAAGAGCCGATCGAAAGCTCCAAGGACCGCGATCCGCTGGTGATCCTGGTCGGCCACGGCAACATCATCCCGGGTCTGGAGAACGCGATGATGGACAAGGCCGCCGGCGACAGCTTCGGTGTCGACGTGGCCGCCAAGGACGCCTACGGCGAATACCGCGAGGGCCTGAGCCAGCGCGTGCCGAAGAAGCATTTCGGCGCGGTCAAGCTGCAGCCGGGGAGCCAGGTGGTGCTGCAGACCAACTTCGGCCCGCGCGCGGTCACCGTGCAGAAGGTCGGCATGAGCGTGGTCGACGTCGACCTCAACCACCCGATGGCCGGCAAGGACCTGCACTTCGACGTGGAGATCGTCGACGTGCGCGAGGCCAGCGCCGAAGAGATCGAGCACGGCCACGTGCACGGCGACGGCGGCCACCACCACTGA